The following coding sequences lie in one Silene latifolia isolate original U9 population chromosome 5, ASM4854445v1, whole genome shotgun sequence genomic window:
- the LOC141656125 gene encoding plant cysteine oxidase 2 gives MSMLNRKDRRRRKKSQLPVQTLFETCKDVFANGGVDFIPPPDHVHRLRSILDSLKSDDVDLSPDMPYFRETRNGRASVITYLHLYECDKFSMGIFCLPPSSVLPLHNHPGMTVFSKLLFGTMHIKSYDWVDNVSEVSALTSRASENTALAAKARLAKLNVNANFVAPCDTSILYPTTGGNMHCFTAVTACAVFDVLSPPYSDPDGRHCAYYLEHPFERFSVDGLSVAESEKEEHAWLQEREKPRDLAIVGALYRGPKIVLY, from the exons ATGAGCATGCTTAATAGAAAGGACAGACGACGTCGTAAAAAGTCCCAGCTCCCGGTTCAAACACTTTTTGAAACATGTAAGGATGTTTTTGCTAATGGTGGCGTTGACTTCATTCCCCCTCCTGACCATGTTCATCGCTTGCGCTCTATCTTGG ATAGCCTGAAGTCAGATGATGTCGACTTAAGCCCAGACATGCCATACTTTCGGGAAACAAGGAATGGTCGAGCCTCTGTCATAACATATTTACACCTGTATGAATGTGACAAGTTTTCG ATGGGCATATTTTGCTTGCCTCCATCTAGTGTGTTACCGCTTCATAACCACCCGGGAATGACAGTATTCAGCAAGCTTCTCTTTGGGACAATGCATATCAAATCGTACGACTGGGTGGACAACGTATCTGAAGTTTCCGCATTAACTTCGAGAGCATCTGAAA ACACAGCTCTGGCTGCTAAAGCGCGGTTAGCGAAACTGAACGTGAACGCCAACTTTGTCGCCCCATGCGACACTTCAATCCTTTATCCGACAACGGGAGGGAATATGCATTGTTTTACAGCAGTGACAGCTTGTGCGGTTTTCGATGTTCTAAGCCCACCTTACTCTGATCCTGATGGCCGCCACTGTGCATACTACTTGGAACATCCTTTTGAACGTTTCTCAG TTGATGGGTTATCTGTAGCAGAAAGTGAGAAAGAAGAACATGCATGGCTTCAAGAGAGGGAAAAACCTCGAGACTTGGCCATTGTTGGGGCACTATATAGAGGTCCCAAGA